Proteins encoded in a region of the Verrucomicrobiota bacterium genome:
- a CDS encoding tagaturonate epimerase family protein, whose amino-acid sequence MLTLAKYSMGMGDRFAHQAKAQLKACKQALECGVEIIPVWNKSNREHLIVGSEPASVRVAADSAVKTLGWHKPYHVDADHIRLETVDRFIPTADFFTLDVADFIGKPAAAGAVQAFVSQHPELVGALRIPGIAAPFQTSAADIERMAAKYLYAVQEAGRIYQQIAKVKGQGKFITEISLDETDAPQTPPELLVILAAIADGKIPIQTIAPKFTGRFNKGVDYVGDVAQFEKEFNEDLAVIAFAVKEYGLPAQLKLSVHSGSDKFSIYGPIHRALKRTGAGLHLKTAGTTWLEELIGLAESGGHSLESAKEIYIEALAHQDELCAPYAAVIDIQRSQLPAADTVKRWSSAQYVAALRHDPKNNAFNPHLRQLLHVGYKVAAKMGPQYLSMLKANDTVIGRNVTFNLFERHIKPVWLG is encoded by the coding sequence ATGTTGACACTGGCAAAGTATTCAATGGGTATGGGCGACCGGTTTGCCCACCAGGCAAAGGCGCAGTTGAAAGCCTGCAAACAGGCTTTGGAGTGCGGTGTGGAAATCATTCCGGTTTGGAACAAGTCGAACCGTGAACATCTCATCGTGGGGTCCGAACCGGCCAGTGTGCGGGTGGCCGCAGATTCGGCCGTCAAGACGCTGGGCTGGCATAAACCATACCATGTGGATGCCGACCATATCCGGCTGGAGACGGTGGATCGTTTCATCCCGACCGCTGACTTTTTCACGTTGGATGTGGCGGATTTCATTGGTAAACCCGCCGCGGCGGGGGCGGTGCAGGCGTTTGTCAGCCAGCATCCGGAACTGGTGGGCGCGTTGCGCATTCCCGGCATTGCCGCGCCATTCCAAACCAGCGCCGCCGACATCGAGCGGATGGCCGCCAAATATTTGTATGCCGTCCAGGAAGCCGGGCGCATTTATCAGCAGATTGCCAAGGTCAAAGGGCAGGGGAAGTTTATCACGGAAATCTCCCTGGACGAGACGGATGCGCCGCAGACGCCGCCGGAACTGCTGGTGATCCTCGCCGCCATTGCGGACGGGAAAATCCCCATCCAGACCATCGCGCCGAAATTTACCGGGCGCTTCAACAAGGGGGTGGATTACGTGGGCGACGTGGCGCAATTTGAAAAAGAGTTCAACGAGGATCTCGCCGTCATTGCCTTTGCCGTCAAGGAGTATGGTTTGCCGGCGCAGCTTAAATTGAGCGTCCACTCCGGCAGTGATAAATTTTCAATCTACGGCCCCATCCATCGCGCGCTGAAACGCACCGGGGCCGGGCTGCATCTCAAAACCGCCGGCACCACCTGGCTGGAAGAACTCATCGGCCTGGCGGAATCCGGCGGGCACAGCCTCGAATCGGCCAAGGAGATTTATATCGAAGCGCTGGCACACCAGGATGAACTCTGCGCCCCGTACGCGGCGGTGATTGACATCCAACGGAGCCAGTTGCCCGCGGCGGACACCGTGAAGCGCTGGTCCAGCGCCCAGTATGTTGCCGCGTTGCGCCACGATCCCAAAAACAACGCTTTTAACCCGCACCTGCGCCAGTTGCTGCATGTGGGGTACAAGGTCGCGGCCAAAATGGGACCGCAATATCTGAGCATGCTCAAGGCCAATGATACGGTGATTGGGCGTAACGTGACGTTCAACCTGTTCGAGCGCCATATCAAACCGGTGTGGCTTGGCTAA
- a CDS encoding nitroreductase family protein — protein MNYYQTVEQRYSVRAFKATPVNPESLARIWEAVRLAPSACNLQPWRFLVIKTAELRAKLAPILQPWVFTAPLVVVALGNRQTAWRRDGQSYHELDVAIAFEHLVLAATAEGLGTCWICAFDRKAMAKALELTNEWDPVAVTPLGYPAVPCIKTPRRAIAEIVQEI, from the coding sequence ATGAACTATTACCAAACTGTCGAGCAACGTTACAGCGTGCGCGCGTTTAAAGCCACGCCCGTCAACCCGGAATCGTTGGCGCGCATTTGGGAAGCCGTGCGCCTGGCGCCTTCCGCATGCAATCTGCAACCGTGGCGGTTCCTGGTCATCAAGACGGCGGAGTTGCGCGCCAAACTGGCGCCGATCCTGCAACCGTGGGTGTTCACCGCGCCGCTGGTGGTGGTGGCCCTGGGTAATCGTCAGACGGCTTGGCGGCGGGATGGCCAAAGTTACCATGAATTGGACGTGGCGATTGCTTTTGAACATTTGGTGCTGGCGGCCACGGCAGAGGGCTTGGGTACCTGCTGGATTTGTGCCTTCGACCGGAAAGCAATGGCCAAGGCGCTGGAGCTAACGAATGAATGGGACCCGGTGGCGGTGACGCCGCTTGGATATCCGGCGGTTCCTTGCATCAAGACCCCGCGCCGGGCAATCGCAGAGATTGTGCAGGAAATCTGA
- a CDS encoding ankyrin repeat domain-containing protein has protein sequence MKWNGKLFGLIAALLLAPASQVGAGDIHDAAGAGDEFKLKELLKQKPELLNEQEPDGSTAMHVAARLGQTEIVALLLTYKASITVTNKDGLTPLQMARLRNHPKIVDLLLAANPSAEDKMMVLRDALHEAIMKNQPDKARSILDNNPGLDLANAKNLMENTALHFAAFAGNLDLVKYLLGKQGKADARNKEGNTPLHAAAATGHRDVVELLLEQKVAINETNLMGVTALHLAADRGHEEVVKCLVDHNADVNATGKSGVTPLLVAAEKGHLNVGRLLLDHQAGINALGDKMATPLHFAVRNGDLRFVELLLAYKPDLTKKTVDGLTALALANQKGFVAVVDMLKKAGAKE, from the coding sequence ATGAAATGGAATGGAAAATTGTTCGGACTGATTGCCGCGCTCCTGCTGGCCCCGGCCAGCCAGGTTGGCGCGGGTGATATTCACGACGCTGCCGGTGCCGGTGACGAGTTCAAGCTCAAGGAACTCCTCAAACAAAAGCCGGAACTGCTCAACGAGCAGGAGCCGGATGGCAGCACCGCGATGCATGTGGCCGCGCGCCTGGGCCAGACGGAGATTGTTGCGCTCCTGCTCACCTACAAGGCCAGTATCACGGTCACCAACAAAGATGGCCTGACCCCGTTACAGATGGCCCGCCTCCGCAACCACCCGAAAATTGTGGACCTGTTGCTCGCCGCCAATCCCAGCGCGGAAGATAAAATGATGGTGCTGCGCGATGCGTTGCACGAAGCCATTATGAAAAACCAGCCGGACAAGGCCCGGAGCATTCTCGATAACAACCCCGGACTGGACCTTGCCAATGCGAAGAACTTGATGGAAAACACCGCGTTACACTTTGCCGCCTTCGCGGGCAACCTGGATCTGGTCAAGTACCTCTTGGGCAAACAAGGTAAAGCGGACGCGCGCAACAAGGAGGGCAACACTCCGTTGCACGCCGCCGCCGCCACCGGCCACCGGGACGTCGTGGAGTTGCTGCTGGAGCAGAAAGTGGCGATCAACGAGACCAATCTAATGGGGGTCACGGCCCTGCATCTGGCAGCGGATCGCGGCCATGAGGAAGTGGTAAAATGTTTGGTGGATCATAATGCGGATGTCAACGCCACCGGCAAATCCGGGGTTACCCCGCTGCTTGTGGCGGCGGAAAAAGGGCATCTCAATGTCGGACGGCTATTGCTGGATCATCAGGCCGGCATTAACGCGCTGGGGGATAAAATGGCCACTCCCTTGCACTTCGCGGTGCGCAACGGGGATCTGCGTTTTGTGGAACTGTTGCTTGCGTACAAGCCGGACTTAACGAAAAAGACGGTGGATGGTCTCACTGCCCTGGCGCTCGCCAATCAAAAGGGATTTGTGGCGGTCGTTGATATGTTGAAGAAGGCCGGGGCGAAGGAATAA
- a CDS encoding transcriptional activator RfaH has protein sequence MQSLVTSSEDRPTTPLKAGAQWFCIRTKPKHEHIAAAHIRKYQGTEVFFPRIRLERASRGGKIRVLAPLFPTYLFARFDLMMELRSVRYASGVLNVVHFGHYIPIIPDQVIENLRLELDSEGVCEGAPEFVPGDAVEVITGAFRGFQGQVLRTMTSGQRVAILLDFLGRQVMVEIEAEFILKEAADTLAGKPSNSGGKTS, from the coding sequence GTGCAGAGCTTGGTAACCAGTAGTGAAGACCGACCAACCACGCCCTTGAAAGCGGGCGCGCAGTGGTTTTGCATCCGCACGAAACCCAAGCACGAGCATATTGCCGCGGCACATATTCGAAAATACCAGGGCACGGAAGTGTTTTTCCCGCGCATCCGGCTTGAGCGCGCCTCGCGGGGTGGCAAAATCCGTGTGCTGGCACCGTTGTTTCCGACGTACCTTTTTGCCCGGTTCGACTTGATGATGGAACTGCGCTCGGTGCGCTATGCGTCCGGAGTGCTTAACGTGGTGCATTTTGGCCACTACATTCCGATCATTCCGGACCAGGTCATTGAGAATTTACGGCTGGAACTGGATTCCGAGGGCGTTTGTGAAGGGGCTCCGGAGTTTGTGCCGGGGGATGCAGTGGAAGTAATCACCGGCGCCTTCCGAGGCTTTCAAGGGCAGGTGTTGCGCACCATGACGTCTGGCCAACGCGTGGCCATCTTGCTGGATTTTCTGGGACGCCAGGTGATGGTGGAGATTGAAGCCGAGTTCATCCTCAAGGAGGCGGCGGACACGCTGGCAGGCAAACCTTCGAATTCGGGAGGAAAAACGTCATGA